ATGGCAGCAGCCGAGGATAGAGCAGAGCAATCTGTGGTCGAGCTGCAAGGAGAAGCGTCCGGCGGGGACACGATCGGGGGAATCCATGGAAGGTGTGAAGGAGATGCCTTTCGGGTCGTGGGTGAAGCAGCCGATAAGGGGAGGGCTGTGTCGGTGGTGGCGGCGGAAGCGACGGACGAAGCCGGGGTCGGAGACGAGGAGGAGCCAGCGCTTGCAGACGGCGGATGCGCGGGGGAGTGAGGAAGGCTCCGGGGGGAGGCGGAGGAGGATCTCCGAGAGGAGGTCGTCGTCTTCCAGCGGCCCAGCCACCGGCAagggggcacggcggcggcggcggctggccgTCATCTCGGCCTCTAGGGTTGTGGTGGACTCGAACCCTCAGGCCAGTGAACTGCGGGATGGTGACACTGGAGTGAAGCAGCCCAGTGTGGCAGCCATCAAGTGCGATGCAAGCGATGAAGCCCAACACGTTTTTCTCTGAACAAAAGGCCGAGATAATTCAATTCGGAGCCCGGCTCATCTAGAATCCCTAAAAAAAATCTACAGCCAATGGACAATAAAATAGCagattttttttaataaaatatctaacttttttttgttATCCAAGAAGCTCAAAGGCATGATATTTATGCAGTATTTCAAGGTGTTTGGACATTTGAGGCGCTCATGGAAAAAAATAGACAAAATCAGCTGCAAATAGTGTTGTTTTCAAAAGTTTCTCACACACccgaaatttgtcttttttgccatGAGCTTTTCGAATGTCAAAACTTCCCAAATTTTGCACAGGCACCACGCACTTGAGCATCTGGCACCATAAAAAAATAATCGGATGATTTTAAATTGTTTTGCGATTTAAAATGATTTTACCGTTCACACCCTGACTCATCTGGGCCTGGGTGCAGAATAGTCGCACTCGAGATAACTTGGAATTCCTATGTATTCTGGAAAATCCTTAGGGTTGTATATTAAATAAAATCATGTAGCTGGATAATGGGAGTAACGACATAGGAGACTAGTGTGGACCTTTCCACGACAGTTGGGAAGGTCATCCTGCCTGTGGTTTCCGTTTGTCGACAGCCTCGATACATGTCATTGCCATCCTCGGCTCCAGTTGTCGCTCGACGTGGATCAAATCAGACATGAGATGTTATCATTGGTATTTTTTGCTCGCCGATGGT
The sequence above is a segment of the Aegilops tauschii subsp. strangulata cultivar AL8/78 chromosome 6, Aet v6.0, whole genome shotgun sequence genome. Coding sequences within it:
- the LOC141025762 gene encoding putative F-box/kelch-repeat protein At3g17540, with the translated sequence MTASRRRRRAPLPVAGPLEDDDLLSEILLRLPPEPSSLPRASAVCKRWLLLVSDPGFVRRFRRHHRHSPPLIGCFTHDPKGISFTPSMDSPDRVPAGRFSLQLDHRLLCSILGCCHGLMLISNKWKRRVVVWDPVTGDQHHIAIPHWFNVIANPIQGAVLRMAYKTRSSGPLSKLGDERSTARESLLLLLR